A single genomic interval of Lathyrus oleraceus cultivar Zhongwan6 chromosome 7, CAAS_Psat_ZW6_1.0, whole genome shotgun sequence harbors:
- the LOC127104289 gene encoding secreted RxLR effector protein 161-like — protein sequence MLDKFKHLHFKEANTQFDPSVKLQKNNGRIVAQLEHASAIGCLMYLVQCTRPDIAFVVSKMSRFTRNPNAKHWKAITRIFGYLLKTKNLGLHYGRFHAILEGYIDVICISSVGDHKSTTWWIFKLAGGAITWKSKKQTCISLSTMELEFMALAFAG from the coding sequence ATGTTGGATAAGTTCAAACACTTGCACTTTAAGGAAGCAAACACTCAATTTGATCctagtgtcaaacttcaaaagaacaatggAAGAATTGTAGCACAATTAGAACATGCAAGTGCAATTGGATGTCTAATGTATTTAGTGCAATGCACCAGACCTGACATAGCATTTGTAGTTAGTAAGATGAGTAGATTTACTAGAAATCCAAATGCTAAACATTGGAAGGCCATAACTAGGATTTTCGGTTACCTCTTAAAGACTAAAAATCTTGGCCTTCATTATGGTAGGTTTCATGCCATACTAGAAGGATATATCGATGTGATATGTATATCGAGTGTTGGAGATCATAAATCTACTACTTGGTGGATATTTAAATTAGCTGGAGGTGCGATTActtggaagagcaagaaacaaacatgtATTTCTCTTTCAACCATGGAATTAGAGTTTATGGCTCTTGCTTTCGCTGGTTAA